One segment of Campylobacter hominis ATCC BAA-381 DNA contains the following:
- a CDS encoding DUF4236 domain-containing protein gives MMKIKLKFRKRIKFSLGFTINFSKSCMSTAIGIKVTSINTGKNRSF, from the coding sequence ATGATGAAAATAAAATTAAAATTTAGAAAAAGAATTAAATTTTCACTCGGATTTACAATTAATTTCAGCAAATCATGTATGAGCACCGCAATTGGAATTAAAGTTACTTCGATAAATACAGGCAAAAACCGTTCTTTTTAA
- a CDS encoding helix-turn-helix domain-containing protein, producing the protein MAYYNFVKEYMNVDECKNNKKYSSAGHTFCWSKEDSTYAEGLYWFYEGDGFIIDIHDFYIREEVVQNSTYSMADYVSIYSSYIISANGEKFNPYQTLTANSLCTFDFDNIKDDFRFLLHENCYYLAVSIGFKKELLEKHLSSINIDLESFYRALLQSNQIILTKSLEKVAMEILNCKMDTPAADFFFKAKANEWISIVIDTYLNRKNYKIESDDDKALEDVARFLDDHFSMNINQRTLEKISKMSGTKLKNLFKEKYGQSITEYTQRKRMNVAETLLLNTELPIKEIAESVGYTSHSKFSIYYKRYKGKLPNEVRNLAFKHHNLNCDYCD; encoded by the coding sequence ATGGCTTATTATAATTTTGTAAAAGAATATATGAACGTAGATGAGTGTAAAAACAATAAGAAATATTCAAGTGCAGGGCATACATTTTGTTGGAGTAAAGAGGATTCAACCTATGCGGAAGGCCTGTATTGGTTTTATGAAGGAGATGGATTTATTATTGATATACATGATTTTTATATCAGAGAAGAGGTAGTTCAAAATAGCACTTATAGTATGGCAGACTATGTTTCGATATACTCTAGCTACATTATAAGTGCAAACGGCGAGAAATTTAATCCTTATCAAACTTTGACAGCCAACTCATTATGCACTTTTGATTTTGACAATATAAAAGATGACTTTCGATTTTTATTGCACGAGAACTGCTATTATCTTGCTGTTTCTATAGGCTTTAAAAAAGAACTTCTAGAAAAACACCTATCATCCATTAACATTGACCTAGAATCATTTTATAGGGCTTTACTTCAATCAAATCAAATAATACTTACAAAGTCATTAGAAAAAGTGGCAATGGAAATATTAAATTGTAAGATGGACACTCCTGCTGCTGATTTTTTCTTTAAAGCCAAAGCAAATGAGTGGATAAGTATAGTAATAGATACCTACTTAAATAGAAAAAATTATAAAATTGAGTCTGATGATGATAAAGCACTTGAAGATGTAGCCAGATTTTTAGATGATCATTTCTCAATGAATATAAACCAAAGAACACTTGAAAAAATATCTAAAATGAGTGGAACAAAATTAAAAAATTTGTTTAAAGAAAAATATGGTCAAAGCATTACAGAATACACCCAAAGGAAAAGAATGAATGTAGCTGAAACTCTTCTTTTAAATACTGAGCTTCCTATAAAGGAGATAGCTGAGTCTGTTGGATACACATCTCATAGTAAATTTTCCATTTATTACAAAAGATACAAGGGAAAACTTCCTAATGAAGTTCGTAATTTAGCTTTCAAGCATCACAATTTAAATTGCGATTACTGTGATTAA
- a CDS encoding ABC transporter ATP-binding protein — MNIYKKLFAYVGDKKYLGAFAIAFSVISAVLTVYGYYLIYKFLDNLIINSNLSGAESLALKSVFALTGGAIFYFVSGMFSHVLGFRLETNLRKRGIDGLEKASFRFFDLNPSGKIRKIIDDNAAQTHQVIAHMIPDSSQAIITPFLVLVLGFIVSIRVGITLLALTIIGSVILGAMMGEGRFMKIYQEALSKLSAETVEYVRGMQVVKIFRANVESFKSFYKAIKDYSKYAYDYSLSCKKPYVLYQWLFFGLVAILIIPVVYFMTSLGSAKMILLELIMILFLSGVLFVSFMRMMWYSLYISKGNYAVDTLEALYNDMQKDKLVHGNLNNFKNFNIEFDNVSFAYNDKAVIENLSFKLEEGKSYALVGSSGSGKSTVAKLISGFYNVNEGSIKIGGIPISKYSNEALIKAISFVFQDSKLFKKSIYDNVALANKEASKDDVMKALKLAGCDLILDKFPDRENTVIGSKGVYLSGGEKQRIAIARAILKDSKIIIMDEASASIDPDNEFELQKAFKNLMKDKTVIMIAHRLSTIKDLDEILVMDNGKIIERGSDKELMSRDTIYKRLQEMFNSANEWRVSNEGVL, encoded by the coding sequence ATGAATATTTATAAAAAGCTATTTGCTTATGTAGGGGATAAAAAATATCTTGGAGCTTTTGCTATAGCTTTTTCTGTTATATCTGCAGTGCTTACAGTATATGGATATTATTTAATCTACAAATTTTTAGATAATTTAATAATTAATTCAAATTTATCTGGCGCAGAGAGTTTAGCGTTAAAATCAGTCTTTGCATTAACAGGTGGAGCAATATTTTATTTTGTTTCAGGAATGTTTTCACACGTTTTGGGATTTAGGCTTGAAACAAATTTAAGGAAAAGAGGGATTGATGGCCTAGAGAAAGCAAGCTTTAGGTTCTTTGACTTGAACCCTTCTGGAAAAATTAGAAAGATCATAGATGACAATGCCGCACAAACTCACCAGGTGATAGCCCACATGATTCCAGATAGCTCTCAAGCAATAATTACACCTTTTCTTGTGCTTGTGCTTGGTTTTATAGTAAGTATAAGAGTAGGCATCACTTTACTTGCTCTTACAATAATCGGAAGCGTAATTTTAGGAGCAATGATGGGCGAGGGAAGATTTATGAAGATATACCAAGAAGCCCTATCTAAACTAAGTGCTGAAACTGTCGAGTACGTTAGAGGAATGCAAGTTGTAAAAATATTTAGAGCAAATGTAGAGTCATTTAAAAGTTTCTACAAGGCAATAAAAGATTACTCAAAATATGCTTATGATTATTCCCTATCTTGTAAAAAGCCTTATGTTTTGTATCAGTGGTTATTTTTTGGTCTAGTTGCTATCTTAATTATTCCGGTTGTCTATTTTATGACTAGCTTAGGTAGTGCCAAGATGATATTGCTTGAGCTTATCATGATTTTATTTTTATCGGGAGTTCTCTTTGTTTCATTTATGAGAATGATGTGGTACTCCTTGTATATTTCTAAAGGAAATTATGCAGTAGACACTTTAGAGGCGCTTTACAATGACATGCAAAAAGATAAATTAGTGCATGGCAATCTCAATAATTTTAAAAACTTCAATATTGAGTTTGACAATGTAAGTTTTGCTTATAATGATAAAGCTGTCATTGAAAATTTATCCTTTAAATTAGAAGAAGGAAAGTCCTATGCACTAGTCGGTTCCTCTGGATCAGGTAAATCAACAGTAGCAAAACTTATATCAGGCTTTTATAATGTCAATGAAGGAAGCATAAAGATAGGTGGCATACCAATATCTAAATATTCTAACGAAGCCCTAATTAAAGCTATCTCCTTTGTTTTTCAAGATTCGAAATTGTTTAAGAAAAGTATTTACGACAATGTAGCTTTAGCCAATAAAGAGGCGAGCAAAGATGATGTTATGAAAGCCCTGAAATTAGCAGGATGCGATCTGATATTAGACAAATTTCCAGATAGAGAAAATACAGTCATAGGCTCAAAAGGAGTTTATTTATCTGGAGGAGAAAAACAAAGAATTGCAATTGCTAGAGCAATTTTAAAGGATTCGAAAATTATTATTATGGATGAAGCATCGGCGTCTATCGATCCAGATAATGAGTTTGAACTGCAAAAAGCTTTCAAAAATCTTATGAAGGATAAGACAGTTATCATGATTGCTCACAGACTTTCTACAATTAAAGATCTTGATGAAATACTTGTGATGGATAATGGAAAAATTATAGAAAGAGGCTCTGACAAAGAGTTAATGTCAAGAGATACAATATATAAGAGACTTCAAGAGATGTTTAACAGTGCAAATGAATGGAGGGTTTCAAATGAAGGAGTTTTATAA